A genome region from Nymphalis io chromosome Z, ilAglIoxx1.1, whole genome shotgun sequence includes the following:
- the LOC126780684 gene encoding uncharacterized protein LOC126780684, with amino-acid sequence MYCSYQVLLMWICLLTTLSASREDAAQDFIEHVLKIPNPDRVLNSVLGRLERNRQGLLERANPRFAEDCEEPENLPEYTESLQDSVERGLRHLGSQKHYPICHLERKIHRLNTNEYEYRPAYYEEVRCTMTPGDDAGVTNEVCSSLGFSCVQWNKTIHLTRRRYSSDCWETKTMVIPAGCECMWPVHRLGQLTLHV; translated from the exons atgtactGTTCTTATCAGGTATTATTAATGTGGATCTGTCTGTTGACGACGCTGTCAGCGTCTCGGGAGGACGCTGCTCAGGACTTTATCGAACATGTCTTGAAGATACCTAATCCTGATAGAGTTCTTAATTCAGTTCTCGGAAGACTAGAGAGGAACAGGCAAGGACTCTTGGAAAGGGCAAACCCTCGATTCGCTGAGGATTGTGAAGAACCAGAG AATCTACCAGAATATACCGAGTCTTTGCAAGATTCTGTCGAACGAGGATTGAGGCATTTAGGTTCACAA aaaCATTATCCAATATGTCACTTGGAAAGAAAGATTCATAGATTGAACACCAACGAATATGAGTACAGGCCCGCGTATTACGAAGAGGTCCGTTGTACCATGACCCCCGGTGATGACGCTGGCGTCACAAACGAG GTATGTTCGAGCCTCGGGTTTTCATGCGTTCAATGGAACAAGACAATACACTTGACAAGAAGGCGATATTCAAG TGACTGCTGGGAAACTAAGACTATGGTGATACCAGCGGGATGCGAGTGCATGTGGCCTGTCCACAGATTAGGACAACTAACATTACACGTCTAA